A single window of Xylocopilactobacillus apicola DNA harbors:
- a CDS encoding phosphate ABC transporter substrate-binding protein, which produces MKYKKLLSLLVLPILAVSLSSCRIKIKGEQLTVVGSTALQPLVEAASDEYIQSLDGVFVNVQGGGSGTGLSEIQQGAVDIGMSDLFAEEKAGIDPKKLEDHRLLVTGIAPVVNKKVKVTNLTSKQLKDIFTGKVTNWRDITGQDLPIIIVNRANGSGTRYNFEKIVLKGQDAKSAQEQDSSGMAISIVSSTPGAISYVSFSYLKDSVLQPKVDGVKPTQANVRNNRWKIWSYEHLYTQKNPSALTRSFLNYLKSDEVTEMIKSMKYIPTSEMEVSRDVSGHVRGAK; this is translated from the coding sequence TTGAAGTATAAAAAGTTATTATCACTTTTAGTTCTTCCAATTTTGGCTGTGAGTTTGAGCTCTTGTCGGATAAAAATTAAAGGCGAACAGTTGACAGTGGTTGGCTCAACGGCCTTGCAGCCGTTAGTGGAAGCTGCCTCTGATGAATATATTCAAAGTCTTGATGGAGTTTTTGTCAATGTACAAGGAGGTGGCTCAGGAACAGGTCTTTCGGAGATTCAGCAAGGTGCCGTTGATATTGGGATGAGTGATTTATTTGCTGAGGAAAAAGCAGGGATTGATCCGAAGAAATTAGAAGATCATCGCTTGTTAGTAACAGGAATTGCCCCAGTTGTGAATAAAAAGGTTAAAGTAACTAATTTGACCTCTAAGCAACTTAAAGATATTTTTACTGGCAAAGTGACGAATTGGCGGGATATTACTGGGCAAGATTTACCAATTATTATTGTAAATCGAGCTAACGGCAGTGGAACTCGTTATAATTTTGAGAAAATTGTTTTAAAAGGGCAAGACGCAAAATCGGCTCAAGAGCAAGATTCCAGTGGAATGGCAATTTCGATTGTTAGTTCAACTCCGGGAGCAATTAGCTACGTTTCGTTTTCTTACTTGAAAGATAGTGTTTTACAGCCAAAAGTTGACGGCGTTAAGCCGACTCAGGCTAATGTGAGAAACAATCGCTGGAAGATCTGGTCTTACGAACATCTATATACTCAGAAAAATCCCTCAGCTTTGACTCGTAGTTTTCTAAATTATTTAAAGTCAGATGAAGTTACGGAAATGATCAAATCAATGAAATATATTCCCACCAGTGAAATGGAAGTTTCGCGCGATGTATCAGGTCACGTTAGGGGAGCTAAATAA
- the pstC gene encoding phosphate ABC transporter permease subunit PstC — protein MDPIRESLLKTSKKTRRERRGRIITFACILLIVVMVAALLLFVTFKGLATFFVNHVNPISFLFGTNWNPGQKNPQLGALPMFLGSILVTIFSAIVATPFAIGAATFMTEISPRTGKKFLQPVMELLVGIPSVVYGFIGLTVFVPLMRNLFGGSGFGILTATLVLFVMVLPTITSMTTDALNSVPRNYRESSLALGATRFQTIYKVVWRSATPGIMTAVVFGMSRAFGEALAVQMVIGNAALMPHSLISPASTLTSILTMGIGNSVMGTLENNALWSLALLLLLMSLLFNMLVRWIGRRSSLK, from the coding sequence ATGGATCCAATTCGAGAGAGTTTACTGAAAACTTCCAAAAAAACTAGACGCGAACGGCGGGGCCGCATTATCACATTTGCATGCATTTTGCTAATTGTTGTGATGGTGGCGGCTTTGTTGTTGTTTGTTACATTTAAAGGGCTAGCTACTTTTTTTGTTAATCATGTTAACCCAATTAGTTTTCTTTTTGGGACTAACTGGAATCCCGGTCAAAAAAATCCGCAGTTAGGAGCTCTGCCAATGTTTTTGGGCTCGATTCTGGTTACGATTTTTTCAGCGATTGTTGCGACCCCTTTTGCGATTGGCGCAGCAACTTTTATGACTGAAATCTCTCCGAGGACGGGGAAGAAATTTCTTCAGCCGGTAATGGAACTTTTAGTCGGGATTCCGTCAGTGGTTTATGGTTTTATTGGACTCACGGTTTTTGTACCATTGATGCGTAATTTATTTGGCGGTTCTGGTTTTGGTATTTTGACGGCAACATTGGTTTTATTTGTAATGGTTTTGCCCACAATTACTTCCATGACAACCGATGCGCTAAATTCGGTGCCGAGAAATTACCGGGAGTCTTCGCTGGCGCTTGGAGCCACAAGATTTCAAACAATTTATAAAGTTGTTTGGCGCTCAGCAACGCCAGGGATTATGACAGCAGTAGTATTCGGAATGTCAAGAGCCTTTGGCGAAGCTCTTGCAGTTCAGATGGTGATTGGAAATGCTGCATTGATGCCCCATAGTTTAATTAGTCCAGCGTCAACGTTGACCTCAATTTTGACAATGGGGATTGGCAATTCAGTGATGGGGACTTTGGAAAATAATGCTTTATGGTCCCTTGCATTACTGTTACTACTGATGTCATTACTGTTTAATATGTTGGTTCGTTGGATTGGTCGTAGGAGTTCATTGAAATGA
- the pstA gene encoding phosphate ABC transporter permease PstA, which yields MKNGKKVHDSQLSDRIANYVFYAIALVICLILAALLIYILVAGLPHVSWHFLTSPAKSFQAGGGIGIQLFNSFYLLVLTMIISIPISLGAGIWLSEYAKKNWLTDVIRTSIEILSSLPSVVVGLFGFILFVLEFNLGFSLLSGALALTIFSLPLLTTNVENALQSIHFTQREAGLALGLSRIETVWKIVIPAALPNILTGIILASGRVFGEAAALIYTAGQSAPRLNFGNWNIFDLSSPLSPFRPAETLAVHIWKVNSEGLVPDAALVSAGASAVLVLTVLIFNFAARYLGNRLYQRMTGGQN from the coding sequence ATGAAAAATGGGAAAAAAGTGCACGACAGCCAGTTGAGTGATCGAATTGCCAATTATGTTTTCTATGCAATTGCACTAGTTATCTGTCTAATTTTAGCTGCTCTTTTGATATACATTCTAGTTGCCGGATTACCGCATGTTTCATGGCATTTTTTAACTTCACCTGCTAAATCATTTCAAGCAGGCGGGGGAATTGGTATTCAGCTTTTTAACTCGTTTTACCTTTTAGTTTTGACGATGATTATTTCGATTCCAATTTCCTTAGGAGCAGGAATTTGGCTCTCTGAATATGCAAAAAAGAATTGGCTCACCGATGTTATTCGGACTTCCATTGAAATTCTGAGTTCGTTGCCTTCAGTCGTTGTCGGACTATTTGGTTTTATCTTGTTTGTTTTAGAGTTTAATCTGGGATTTTCTTTACTTTCAGGGGCGCTTGCCTTAACAATTTTTAGTTTGCCACTGTTAACAACTAACGTAGAAAATGCGCTACAGTCGATTCATTTTACCCAAAGAGAAGCAGGACTGGCGCTAGGATTATCAAGAATCGAGACAGTTTGGAAAATCGTGATCCCAGCAGCGTTACCTAATATTTTAACAGGGATTATTTTGGCTTCCGGTCGGGTTTTTGGCGAGGCGGCAGCTCTTATTTATACTGCTGGTCAAAGTGCACCGCGTTTAAATTTTGGTAATTGGAATATTTTTGATTTATCAAGTCCACTTAGTCCTTTTCGCCCAGCGGAAACCCTTGCGGTACACATCTGGAAAGTAAATTCTGAAGGTCTTGTTCCAGATGCGGCTTTAGTTTCGGCGGGTGCTTCGGCAGTTTTAGTGCTGACAGTATTGATCTTCAATTTTGCAGCGCGTTATCTTGGTAATCGACTATATCAGCGAATGACAGGAGGACAAAATTGA
- the pstB gene encoding phosphate ABC transporter ATP-binding protein PstB — protein MSDNSQTYLLDLASDGKEIALSTDDLHVWYGEHEAIHGVSLAFERFKISALIGASGSGKSTYLRSLNRMNDNIYGTKVFGKIMYRGLDINSDEIDVYEMRRHIGMVFQQPNPFAKSIYDNITFALKQHGEKDQEKLDAVVEKTLKQAALWDQVKDKLHTSALALSGGQAQRLCIARAIAMEPDILLMDEPASALDPISTQAVEDTMMELKDRYTIIIVTHNMQQAARISDYTAFFHQGDVYEYDVTKHIFMQPRIKLTDDYVSGHFG, from the coding sequence ATCTCCGATAATTCTCAAACATATTTGCTCGATTTAGCTAGCGACGGTAAAGAAATTGCTTTAAGTACTGATGATTTGCACGTTTGGTATGGTGAGCATGAAGCAATCCACGGGGTAAGTTTAGCCTTTGAGCGTTTCAAAATTTCGGCTTTGATTGGAGCGTCGGGCTCTGGCAAGTCAACGTATTTACGATCTTTAAATCGGATGAATGATAATATCTATGGAACGAAAGTTTTTGGCAAAATAATGTATCGAGGTCTAGATATCAATTCAGATGAGATTGATGTTTATGAAATGCGACGTCATATTGGAATGGTATTTCAGCAGCCGAATCCTTTTGCTAAATCTATTTATGACAATATTACCTTTGCTTTAAAACAGCATGGTGAAAAGGATCAAGAAAAATTAGATGCTGTCGTTGAGAAGACCTTGAAACAAGCGGCTCTTTGGGATCAGGTCAAAGATAAACTCCACACCAGTGCTTTGGCTCTTTCTGGTGGACAAGCTCAAAGGCTCTGTATTGCAAGAGCGATCGCGATGGAGCCAGATATTCTCTTAATGGATGAACCAGCCAGCGCCCTTGATCCAATTTCGACTCAGGCAGTTGAAGATACGATGATGGAGTTAAAGGATCGCTATACGATTATTATAGTTACGCATAACATGCAGCAGGCCGCACGGATTAGCGATTACACAGCGTTTTTCCATCAAGGAGACGTCTACGAATATGATGTGACTAAACATATTTTTATGCAGCCGCGTATTAAGCTGACCGACGATTATGTATCAGGACATTTTGGTTAA
- the pstB gene encoding phosphate ABC transporter ATP-binding protein PstB, protein MYQDILVKKMALIKSTDLKLYYGKFEALHGISIEFKKNQISALIGPSGCGKSTYLRTLNRMNDLIPNVSITGETVIGETDIYAPSTNVTELRKRVGMVFQQPNPFPFSIFENVVYGLKIAGEKDKAKLEEVCERSLKEAAIWDDVKDKLHSSALGLSGGQQQRVCIARVLAVKPEIILLDEPTSALDPISTNKIEDLLLSMKEHYTIIMVTHNMHQASRVADMTAFFLQGNLIEFDKTTKMFLNPEHQETQDYISGRFG, encoded by the coding sequence ATGTATCAGGACATTTTGGTTAAAAAGATGGCATTAATAAAATCAACAGATTTAAAACTTTATTATGGTAAATTTGAGGCGCTGCACGGGATTTCCATTGAATTTAAAAAAAATCAGATTTCGGCTCTAATCGGTCCTTCTGGTTGCGGGAAGTCGACTTATTTGCGCACTTTAAATCGCATGAATGATTTAATTCCTAATGTTTCGATAACCGGAGAAACGGTGATTGGAGAAACCGATATTTACGCTCCATCAACGAATGTTACAGAATTAAGAAAGAGAGTGGGGATGGTTTTCCAGCAGCCCAATCCGTTCCCTTTCTCAATTTTTGAAAACGTAGTTTATGGTTTGAAAATTGCCGGAGAAAAAGATAAGGCTAAGTTAGAAGAGGTCTGCGAACGCTCGCTAAAAGAAGCTGCGATTTGGGACGATGTAAAAGATAAATTGCATTCCTCGGCTTTAGGACTTTCTGGTGGTCAGCAGCAAAGAGTTTGTATTGCTAGAGTACTGGCAGTTAAACCAGAAATCATTCTTTTGGATGAACCAACGAGTGCCTTGGATCCGATTTCTACTAATAAGATAGAGGATTTATTGCTTTCGATGAAGGAGCATTATACGATCATCATGGTAACGCACAATATGCATCAAGCATCGCGGGTCGCTGATATGACAGCTTTCTTTTTACAAGGAAATTTGATTGAATTTGATAAAACAACAAAAATGTTTCTCAATCCAGAGCATCAAGAAACACAAGACTATATTTCAGGGCGGTTTGGTTAG
- the phoU gene encoding phosphate signaling complex protein PhoU: MRQTFDQELEKLNESFTYMGKLVSKQVENGIGAYLNQDAELANEVVKNDQAVNDEQMKLEKKSLELIALQQPVTADLRLIVTVLKASADLERMGDHAVSVAKYFLRQQKISRVVPIEQLVAEMGMGVRKMLEDVLLAFTKEDQAKAIEIARSDKKINEDSLQIYKMCIKCMKEKPEGIESDTNYMMVANTIERIGDYVTNICEWIVYLVEGKLVDLDTDNMS, encoded by the coding sequence GTGAGACAAACTTTTGATCAAGAATTAGAAAAATTAAATGAAAGTTTTACCTATATGGGAAAATTGGTGAGTAAGCAAGTTGAAAATGGGATCGGCGCTTATTTGAACCAAGATGCAGAACTAGCTAATGAAGTAGTGAAAAATGATCAAGCAGTTAACGATGAACAGATGAAGCTTGAGAAGAAGAGCTTAGAGTTAATTGCTTTACAGCAGCCAGTGACGGCTGATTTAAGATTAATTGTGACAGTTTTAAAAGCCAGTGCGGACTTAGAGCGCATGGGAGATCATGCAGTTAGTGTCGCTAAATATTTTCTCCGTCAACAAAAAATTTCGCGAGTGGTGCCGATTGAACAACTTGTTGCTGAAATGGGCATGGGAGTTAGAAAGATGTTAGAAGATGTTTTGCTGGCTTTTACCAAAGAAGATCAAGCTAAGGCTATTGAAATTGCGCGATCGGATAAGAAAATTAATGAAGATTCGTTGCAGATTTATAAAATGTGTATTAAATGTATGAAAGAAAAACCAGAAGGCATTGAATCAGACACTAACTATATGATGGTTGCTAATACAATTGAGCGGATCGGGGATTACGTTACCAACATTTGTGAATGGATTGTTTATTTAGTTGAAGGAAAACTGGTCGACCTAGATACAGACAATATGTCCTAG
- a CDS encoding DUF4097 family beta strand repeat-containing protein, whose protein sequence is MDERKRIMELVKKGVITSEEAIVLLEKLGQKSAEGTSEDTSDHDKKRTAFQEDESSDYVDKLKKRIEQVKERLTVLNTLDDFERLSDEEADEREDLQRSLTELENELESVELQRKRRDSSNNIFGIDFDFDTEGLEEQARSFAAKVKDSVKSFSDNFELRDFNVKVPGFARSKKIINTYEYSADDLKVLNIKNYNGNIVIRKSVDSRIHERITYRVYGNVRNSSAEDFFKNNTVNELSGNTLNLKMHPRIESLIEFSFPAGFDLTSARIHSKNGSFEFNNLKVDDLSVSSTNGSVELKDLTIDHLEINNVNGSIRIEDSILSSGTINTVNGSIKSLQSINNVELSSVNGNIILSNISKDSGDAEAHVVNGNIKMSLPPELGFLIKAESKNGSINNRLASATVNSVDKHHKSMELENVGAGNAKFQVSTISGSVYLKDISPEEGQ, encoded by the coding sequence ATGGATGAACGTAAAAGAATCATGGAGCTGGTAAAAAAGGGCGTGATCACTTCTGAAGAGGCAATTGTTCTCTTAGAGAAGCTGGGCCAGAAAAGTGCAGAGGGCACAAGTGAAGATACCTCTGATCACGACAAAAAGAGAACCGCTTTTCAAGAAGATGAATCCAGTGACTATGTTGATAAATTAAAAAAACGGATTGAGCAAGTTAAAGAACGTCTAACAGTTTTAAACACCTTGGATGATTTTGAACGTTTATCAGACGAAGAAGCAGATGAACGGGAAGATTTGCAAAGATCTTTAACTGAACTTGAAAACGAACTTGAAAGCGTTGAGTTACAAAGAAAGAGACGCGATAGTTCTAATAATATTTTTGGGATTGACTTTGATTTTGATACTGAGGGACTAGAAGAGCAAGCAAGAAGTTTTGCAGCGAAAGTTAAGGATTCAGTTAAGAGTTTTTCAGATAATTTTGAATTGCGTGATTTTAACGTAAAAGTACCCGGTTTTGCCCGCTCTAAGAAAATAATTAATACTTATGAATATTCAGCTGATGACCTCAAGGTTCTAAATATTAAGAATTATAACGGCAATATCGTAATTAGAAAAAGCGTCGATTCGCGCATTCATGAGCGGATTACATATCGCGTTTATGGAAATGTTAGAAACAGTAGCGCCGAAGATTTCTTTAAAAATAATACAGTTAACGAATTAAGTGGGAACACTTTGAATCTTAAGATGCATCCGCGAATTGAATCTTTAATTGAATTCTCTTTCCCGGCTGGCTTTGATTTAACTAGTGCGCGAATTCACAGTAAAAATGGTAGTTTTGAGTTTAATAATCTTAAAGTTGATGATTTAAGTGTTTCTTCGACTAATGGTTCGGTTGAATTAAAAGATTTAACAATTGATCATTTAGAGATTAATAATGTTAACGGCTCAATTAGAATTGAAGATTCAATTCTTTCAAGTGGCACAATTAATACGGTTAATGGGTCAATTAAGAGTCTTCAAAGTATTAATAATGTAGAATTATCGAGCGTTAACGGAAACATTATTTTAAGTAATATTAGCAAAGATAGTGGTGACGCTGAGGCTCACGTGGTTAACGGTAATATCAAAATGTCATTGCCGCCAGAGCTTGGTTTTTTGATTAAGGCTGAAAGCAAAAATGGGTCAATCAATAACCGTTTAGCTAGCGCTACTGTTAATTCAGTAGACAAGCATCATAAATCCATGGAACTGGAGAATGTTGGTGCAGGGAATGCAAAATTTCAAGTTAGTACGATTTCGGGTTCAGTCTATTTAAAGGATATTAGCCCGGAGGAGGGGCAATAA
- a CDS encoding phage holin family protein, with amino-acid sequence MAKFCLRIGTNIIVFLAAAYLFPGMLFVNSIQIGIIAGFFLAIINTIIKPIVSFFSFPITFMTLGLFLVVINAGLLELSATWVNNFMHGEFIAINGFGSALVLGLIFSTANLLVQNYFQRRG; translated from the coding sequence ATGGCAAAATTTTGTTTAAGAATTGGAACAAATATTATCGTTTTTCTGGCAGCAGCATACCTATTTCCAGGTATGCTTTTTGTTAATTCGATTCAAATCGGGATCATTGCAGGCTTTTTTTTGGCAATTATTAATACGATCATTAAGCCAATTGTTTCCTTTTTTTCTTTTCCGATTACTTTTATGACACTAGGACTTTTTTTGGTGGTGATTAATGCGGGGCTACTAGAACTGAGTGCAACTTGGGTCAATAATTTCATGCATGGGGAATTTATAGCGATCAATGGCTTTGGCAGTGCGCTAGTCTTAGGTCTAATTTTTTCCACGGCAAATTTATTGGTGCAAAACTATTTTCAGCGGCGCGGCTAA
- the hprK gene encoding HPr(Ser) kinase/phosphatase: protein MSEFVTISEIVQKLKFTVKSGVDFISKRTMISDLSRPGLELTGYFDFYPSDRIQVLGRTEISYIKSISHMNRMAIFEEMCQKDTPAFLITRDLEVPPELMAVATSNGIPVISSSMPTSQVSSMLEQYLSDRLAERISVHGVFVEIYGLGVLITGESGIGKSETALELLKRGHLLVADDRVEIHQLNQSSLIGEPPEILLHLLEIRGLGIIDVMSLFGVGAVRDRADINLKVELLNWDDNNRYDRIGAQIEGDQILGIEVPRVKVPVRVGRDIPGIIEAAAMNYRAKLMGFDAAKKFDDNLSRLIAKNSALDQENETAEQRKKDHEAASKKS from the coding sequence ATGTCAGAATTTGTCACCATTAGTGAAATTGTACAAAAATTAAAATTTACCGTTAAATCAGGAGTGGATTTCATCTCTAAACGGACGATGATCAGTGATTTGTCGCGGCCGGGCCTTGAATTAACCGGCTACTTTGATTTTTACCCAAGCGATCGAATTCAAGTTTTAGGTCGCACGGAAATTAGTTATATTAAGTCGATCAGCCATATGAATCGAATGGCAATTTTTGAGGAAATGTGTCAAAAAGATACCCCAGCTTTCTTAATTACTAGAGATTTAGAGGTGCCGCCAGAATTGATGGCAGTGGCGACTTCTAACGGAATTCCGGTCATCTCAAGCTCAATGCCGACCAGCCAGGTTTCTAGTATGCTTGAGCAGTATTTGAGCGATCGGTTGGCGGAGCGCATCTCTGTTCACGGAGTTTTTGTAGAGATTTATGGCTTGGGAGTCTTGATTACTGGTGAATCGGGAATTGGTAAAAGTGAAACTGCTTTAGAACTTTTAAAACGAGGACATTTACTGGTAGCAGATGATCGAGTGGAAATTCATCAGCTTAATCAGAGTTCTTTGATTGGTGAACCACCAGAAATTCTTCTGCATCTTTTAGAAATCAGAGGCCTTGGGATCATTGATGTGATGAGTCTTTTTGGAGTTGGGGCAGTTCGCGATCGAGCTGATATTAATTTAAAAGTTGAACTTCTAAACTGGGATGATAACAATCGCTATGATCGAATCGGGGCCCAAATTGAAGGTGATCAAATTTTGGGAATCGAAGTTCCACGGGTGAAGGTTCCAGTGAGAGTTGGGCGAGATATTCCCGGGATTATTGAGGCGGCGGCGATGAATTATCGCGCCAAGTTAATGGGTTTTGATGCAGCAAAGAAATTTGACGATAATTTAAGTCGCTTAATTGCTAAAAATTCTGCTCTTGATCAGGAAAATGAAACCGCCGAGCAGCGAAAAAAAGATCATGAAGCGGCTTCAAAAAAATCATGA
- the lgt gene encoding prolipoprotein diacylglyceryl transferase: MKFNLLTLNPIFVNFFGIEIRWYGVIITAGIVVAFLMSLREGKRRGLPEDTFYDILLLAVPLSLVGARLYYVVFDWKDYQDNLLSIFDIRQGGIAIYGGLITGLLVIYLYCRHQRLNMWQILDVVTPGVLLAQAIGRWGNFMNQEAHGEATSRAFLQSLHLPSFIIDQMRINGVYYQPTFLYESAWSLIGVVLILAFRHRRHLFKVGEIALSYVIWYSVGRFFVEGMRTDSLMLGPLRISQALALVLVVGSLILMILRRRNPSLKWYLE; encoded by the coding sequence ATGAAATTTAATTTATTAACTTTAAATCCAATTTTTGTTAATTTTTTTGGCATTGAAATTCGCTGGTACGGGGTAATTATTACTGCGGGAATTGTAGTCGCATTTTTGATGTCATTACGTGAAGGTAAACGTCGTGGTCTGCCTGAAGATACATTTTACGATATTCTTTTGTTAGCAGTCCCGCTGTCTTTGGTGGGAGCACGTCTTTATTATGTTGTTTTTGATTGGAAAGATTATCAAGATAATTTGCTGTCAATTTTCGATATCCGCCAAGGTGGCATCGCGATTTATGGCGGATTAATCACCGGTTTATTGGTGATTTATTTGTATTGCCGTCATCAGAGGCTTAACATGTGGCAGATTCTTGATGTTGTGACGCCAGGAGTATTATTGGCCCAGGCAATTGGTCGCTGGGGCAATTTCATGAACCAAGAGGCCCATGGAGAGGCGACAAGTCGGGCATTCCTACAGTCTTTGCATCTTCCAAGTTTTATTATTGATCAAATGAGAATTAATGGAGTTTACTATCAGCCAACTTTTCTTTACGAGTCGGCTTGGAGTTTAATTGGAGTAGTGCTGATTTTAGCGTTTAGGCACCGCAGACATTTGTTTAAAGTAGGAGAGATTGCATTAAGCTATGTGATCTGGTATTCAGTAGGCCGTTTTTTTGTTGAGGGAATGAGGACAGATTCCTTGATGCTTGGACCGCTAAGAATTTCTCAGGCACTGGCGCTAGTTTTGGTCGTAGGCTCACTAATTTTGATGATTTTGCGTCGCCGCAATCCTTCACTTAAATGGTATCTGGAATAA
- a CDS encoding NAD(P)H-dependent glycerol-3-phosphate dehydrogenase produces the protein MSKITVLGTGSWGTILGNLLAENGHEVHLWGNNPAVIDEINQKHTNNHYLTDFTINQSLVADHDLAAALKDTEVVLFVVPTNAIRSVAKEILPYLTKCENPPILVHAAKGIELKTKLRISEVLKTILPTEKFGEVVVISGPSHAEDVAKRDLTALTAASKDLSRAQKIQRLFGNEYFRLYTNTDVVGVEIGAALKNVIAIGAGIVHGLGYGDNTKAALMTRGLAEITRFGVKLGADPLTFSGLSGVGDLIVTCTSVNSRNWRAGNQLGQGQKLADVLEQMGQVVEGVTTAQAVHFEAKDLGVSVPITDSIYEILYEGQDLKEGIVKLMNRDLKAEFN, from the coding sequence ATGAGTAAAATTACGGTTTTAGGCACGGGTTCCTGGGGTACGATCTTGGGAAATTTATTAGCAGAAAATGGACATGAAGTTCATCTGTGGGGTAATAATCCAGCGGTTATTGATGAAATAAATCAAAAACATACGAATAATCACTACTTAACTGATTTTACGATCAATCAATCCTTAGTAGCTGATCACGATTTAGCGGCAGCTTTAAAGGACACTGAGGTGGTTCTTTTCGTGGTACCAACTAATGCAATTAGGTCAGTAGCAAAAGAAATTTTGCCTTATTTAACAAAATGTGAGAATCCGCCAATTTTAGTTCATGCCGCTAAGGGAATCGAGTTAAAGACAAAGTTAAGAATTTCTGAAGTTTTAAAAACAATTTTACCGACTGAAAAGTTTGGAGAAGTTGTCGTCATTTCTGGCCCTTCACATGCAGAAGATGTTGCAAAAAGAGATTTGACTGCTTTAACAGCGGCTTCAAAAGATTTGAGTCGCGCTCAAAAAATTCAGCGTCTATTTGGTAATGAATATTTTCGACTCTATACCAACACAGATGTTGTTGGGGTCGAAATCGGTGCGGCCTTAAAAAATGTCATTGCAATCGGGGCAGGAATTGTTCATGGCCTTGGATACGGCGATAACACCAAAGCAGCTTTAATGACACGCGGTCTTGCGGAAATTACCCGTTTTGGTGTTAAATTAGGAGCCGATCCCTTAACTTTTAGCGGATTATCAGGAGTGGGCGATCTAATCGTTACTTGTACAAGCGTTAATTCTCGCAATTGGCGGGCTGGAAATCAACTTGGTCAAGGGCAAAAACTTGCTGATGTGCTCGAACAAATGGGACAGGTGGTCGAAGGGGTAACTACTGCCCAAGCAGTTCATTTTGAAGCAAAAGATTTAGGCGTTTCAGTGCCGATCACCGATAGTATATACGAGATTCTTTATGAAGGACAAGACCTCAAAGAGGGCATTGTTAAGTTAATGAACCGAGATTTGAAAGCAGAATTTAATTAA
- the trxB gene encoding thioredoxin-disulfide reductase, with product MADKENFDVIIIGAGPAGMTTAIYAARSNLKVLLLDRGIYGGQMNNTAAIENYPGYVSILGPDLAEEMYQSVKKFGADYRYGTVKTVNDLGSFKEVVTDEGTYQAKAVVLATGAEHKKMNIPGEEEYGGRGVSYCAVCDGNFFKDRDIVVIGGGDSAVEEGIYLANLGRSVTIIHRRDQLRAQKILQDRAFANDKIHFVWNAEVKEVVGDGEAVTSVKYRDKVNDEIKEIAASGVFIYVGVLPMTDAFKELDILDSNGWIISDPEVMTTKVPGVFAIGDARKKELRQIANAVGEGAIAGKGVFDYLQNL from the coding sequence ATGGCAGATAAAGAAAATTTTGACGTAATAATTATTGGAGCAGGACCAGCTGGGATGACAACAGCAATTTATGCAGCTCGTTCTAATCTAAAAGTTTTGTTACTTGATCGGGGGATTTATGGCGGTCAAATGAACAATACAGCTGCAATTGAAAATTATCCGGGATATGTCAGCATTCTTGGCCCTGATCTAGCTGAAGAAATGTATCAAAGCGTTAAGAAGTTTGGTGCGGATTATCGTTACGGCACTGTTAAGACGGTTAATGATTTGGGAAGTTTTAAAGAAGTAGTTACTGACGAAGGCACTTATCAGGCCAAGGCGGTTGTTTTGGCAACGGGTGCTGAGCATAAGAAAATGAATATACCTGGAGAAGAAGAATATGGCGGACGCGGCGTTTCTTATTGTGCAGTTTGTGATGGAAACTTCTTTAAAGACCGTGATATTGTGGTGATTGGCGGTGGTGATTCTGCTGTTGAAGAGGGAATCTATTTAGCTAATTTAGGCCGATCAGTAACGATTATCCATCGAAGAGATCAACTAAGAGCTCAGAAAATTTTACAAGATCGTGCATTTGCCAATGACAAGATCCATTTTGTCTGGAATGCCGAGGTTAAGGAAGTTGTAGGCGACGGTGAAGCGGTGACTTCAGTAAAATATCGCGATAAAGTTAACGATGAAATTAAAGAAATTGCTGCCAGCGGTGTTTTTATCTACGTTGGAGTGCTTCCAATGACAGATGCTTTTAAAGAGCTCGATATTCTTGATTCAAACGGCTGGATTATTAGTGATCCAGAGGTGATGACAACTAAGGTTCCGGGTGTTTTTGCGATTGGCGATGCTCGAAAAAAAGAGCTGCGACAAATTGCTAACGCAGTTGGCGAAGGAGCGATTGCGGGTAAAGGGGTTTTTGATTACTTACAGAATCTATGA